A DNA window from Chryseobacterium sp. MEBOG06 contains the following coding sequences:
- a CDS encoding malate dehydrogenase translates to MKVTVVGAGAVGASCAEYIAMKNFCSEVVLVDIKEGFAEGKAMDLMQTASLNGFDTKITGTTGDYSKTAGSHVAVITSGIPRKPGMTREELIGINAGIVKEVTENLVKHSPEVIIIVVSNPMDTMAYLVHKTSGLPKHKIIGMGGALDSARFKYRLAEALESPISDVDGMVIAAHSDTGMLPLLSKATRNGVPVTEFLDEEQQKYVIEETKVGGATLTKLLGTSAWYAPGAAVSVMVQAIACDQKKMIPCSLMLEGEYGQNDICLGVPAIIGANGVEKIVNVTLTAEEQLKFAEAANAVREVNGDLKF, encoded by the coding sequence ATGAAAGTAACTGTAGTAGGTGCAGGCGCTGTAGGAGCAAGCTGTGCAGAATACATCGCAATGAAGAACTTCTGTTCAGAAGTAGTTTTGGTAGACATTAAAGAAGGATTTGCTGAAGGTAAAGCAATGGATTTGATGCAGACAGCGTCTCTTAACGGATTTGATACAAAAATTACCGGAACAACAGGAGATTACAGTAAAACGGCAGGTTCTCATGTAGCAGTAATTACTTCAGGGATCCCAAGAAAACCTGGAATGACAAGAGAAGAACTGATCGGAATCAATGCTGGTATTGTAAAAGAAGTTACTGAAAACCTGGTAAAACATTCTCCGGAAGTAATCATCATTGTAGTGTCTAATCCAATGGATACTATGGCTTATCTTGTTCATAAAACTTCGGGTCTTCCTAAGCACAAGATCATCGGAATGGGTGGTGCATTAGACTCTGCAAGATTCAAATACAGATTGGCTGAGGCATTAGAATCTCCAATATCTGATGTTGACGGAATGGTAATTGCCGCTCACAGTGACACGGGAATGCTTCCATTATTGAGCAAAGCGACAAGAAATGGTGTTCCTGTAACTGAGTTCTTAGATGAAGAGCAGCAAAAATATGTCATTGAAGAGACTAAAGTAGGAGGGGCTACTCTTACTAAGTTATTAGGAACTTCTGCCTGGTATGCACCAGGTGCAGCTGTTTCTGTAATGGTTCAGGCTATTGCATGTGACCAGAAGAAAATGATCCCTTGTTCTTTAATGCTTGAAGGTGAGTACGGTCAAAACGATATCTGTCTTGGTGTTCCTGCTATCATCGGAGCAAACGGGGTAGAAAAAATCGTAAACGTAACGCTTACAGCTGAAGAGCAGTTGAAATTTGCTGAAGCTGCTAACGCAGTAAGAGAAGTGAACGGAGATCTTAAGTTCTAA
- a CDS encoding biliverdin-producing heme oxygenase: MVSEYLKQNTADYHDAAEKLFNSEKIFNKTFTLEDYKKIIHTNYLMLLHSEDKIFGSLSDKYAEKLQLDERKKLSLIEKDLKSLSLENQPASHDLQFDNEHEALGALYVIEGSTLGGNVIAKQLSKTEGFDEVTFNFFGCYQENTGPMWKNFKEVLDTEVAEENYNEVLSGAKKLYTFLLNVN; this comes from the coding sequence ATGGTATCAGAATATCTTAAACAAAATACGGCAGACTATCACGATGCAGCAGAAAAACTTTTTAATTCTGAAAAGATTTTTAACAAAACATTTACTTTAGAAGACTATAAAAAGATCATCCATACCAATTATCTGATGCTTCTTCACAGTGAAGATAAAATATTCGGCAGCCTTTCTGATAAATATGCGGAGAAACTTCAGCTTGATGAAAGAAAGAAACTTTCTCTGATTGAAAAAGATCTGAAAAGTCTTTCGCTGGAAAATCAGCCCGCTTCTCATGACCTTCAGTTTGACAATGAGCATGAGGCTTTGGGAGCCCTGTATGTGATTGAAGGGTCTACACTGGGAGGGAATGTAATTGCCAAGCAGCTTTCCAAAACGGAAGGTTTTGATGAGGTGACTTTCAACTTTTTTGGCTGTTATCAGGAAAATACAGGCCCTATGTGGAAAAACTTTAAAGAGGTTCTGGATACTGAAGTGGCTGAAGAAAACTACAATGAAGTGCTTTCCGGAGCAAAAAAACTATATACGTTTTTACTGAACGTCAACTAA
- a CDS encoding ATP-binding protein: MNFIECHEEPIHIPGSIQSFGYLIGIDAESRAITFLSRNISDIFNIGNLYELFDRKITDFPESFQGIIDSEIYSSLDKFTRRRNETYFDKIFISGKEYHFSVFKGGNSIFLEFEEVLLNPDKRISNKYDNFYIIDNEKELWNHLLETLAKVVNYDRMMVYKFMMDGSGKVIAEKKHEEMESFLGLHYPESDIPKQARDLYLKKRKRIFSNVYADTVPILSKVNENIDLTFSASRAMSPVHGQYLKNSGVASSFSVSIIIDDHLWGLVTCQNIEPKHIDLEDRVQAGIFTTLAANAYSSFKSKSELNYRLELNDKVSQLKAEFLKHNHLFDSLRESKTEIKNLPEADGLAIISDDSITITGNTPGLESIAKIVQWALENTKDRIYVSRSFLKNHREELDLSENAAGIIIYFVERDKNEMLIWFRKEFDEHINWAGNPEKKVGVFSQNGEERKMISPRTSFRIFTENIKGYSKRWNSRNISAVQAVRDLILETSHKNYNAIKSLNDELKKVNEELDSFSYTISHDLGTPLTVMKLNAQMLLGNLAGDSEKSKNKINTIIEEIDNMAEMMHDVLQLSRAKHSEVQLESLKTVQTIKKISDNAKMTYGSPASEVIIKECPDVLADKTMLHQVFLNIINNAVKYSSHKEFPKVEIEGTEEGQSIIYRISDNGIGIPEEERDKMFKIFNRMDNAKKFKGNGVGLSIVHRIMTRIGGSVDYESNKEGTSFILTFKKPYI, translated from the coding sequence ATGAATTTTATAGAATGCCATGAAGAACCTATCCATATTCCGGGTTCTATACAAAGTTTTGGTTATTTGATTGGCATTGATGCGGAATCCCGTGCCATTACTTTTTTAAGCAGGAATATTTCGGATATATTTAATATCGGGAACTTGTATGAGCTTTTCGACAGGAAAATTACTGACTTTCCCGAAAGTTTTCAGGGCATTATTGATTCAGAGATCTATTCTTCACTGGATAAGTTTACCAGACGTAGAAATGAAACTTATTTTGACAAAATTTTTATCAGTGGTAAAGAATATCATTTCTCTGTTTTTAAGGGAGGAAATTCTATTTTTCTGGAATTTGAAGAGGTTCTTCTTAATCCTGACAAACGGATTTCTAATAAGTACGATAATTTTTACATCATTGATAATGAAAAGGAACTTTGGAATCATCTCTTGGAAACCCTTGCGAAAGTAGTGAACTACGACCGTATGATGGTCTATAAATTCATGATGGATGGCTCCGGAAAAGTGATTGCTGAAAAGAAACATGAAGAGATGGAAAGCTTTCTTGGCCTTCATTACCCCGAATCTGACATTCCGAAGCAGGCAAGAGATCTTTATCTTAAAAAGAGAAAAAGAATCTTCAGTAACGTATATGCTGATACCGTTCCGATTTTAAGTAAAGTCAACGAAAATATAGATCTTACTTTTTCAGCTTCAAGAGCAATGTCTCCTGTTCACGGGCAGTATCTTAAAAATTCGGGAGTGGCTTCCAGCTTTAGTGTGTCTATTATTATTGATGACCATCTTTGGGGACTGGTAACCTGCCAGAATATAGAGCCGAAGCATATTGATCTTGAAGATAGGGTACAGGCTGGGATTTTTACCACTTTGGCAGCGAACGCGTATTCGTCATTTAAATCCAAAAGTGAACTGAATTACCGTTTAGAGCTGAATGATAAAGTCTCACAGTTAAAGGCGGAGTTTTTAAAGCATAATCATTTGTTTGATTCTCTCAGAGAGAGTAAAACAGAGATCAAAAACTTACCGGAAGCCGATGGTCTGGCTATCATTTCTGATGATAGTATAACGATCACTGGAAATACACCAGGGCTTGAGAGTATTGCAAAGATCGTACAATGGGCACTAGAGAATACCAAAGACCGTATATATGTAAGCCGAAGCTTCCTTAAAAATCATAGAGAAGAGCTTGATCTGTCTGAAAATGCTGCCGGAATCATTATTTATTTTGTTGAAAGGGATAAAAATGAAATGCTGATCTGGTTCCGTAAAGAGTTTGATGAGCATATTAACTGGGCCGGAAATCCGGAAAAGAAGGTAGGAGTATTCTCACAAAACGGGGAAGAAAGAAAGATGATATCACCCAGAACCTCTTTCCGAATTTTCACAGAAAATATTAAAGGGTATTCTAAGAGATGGAATTCCCGGAATATTTCAGCAGTGCAGGCTGTAAGAGATTTAATTTTAGAAACTTCCCATAAAAACTATAATGCCATCAAAAGCCTTAATGATGAGCTTAAAAAAGTAAATGAAGAGCTTGACAGTTTTTCTTATACAATATCTCATGATCTTGGAACACCTCTTACAGTGATGAAACTTAATGCACAGATGCTGTTGGGAAATCTTGCAGGCGATTCTGAAAAAAGTAAAAATAAGATCAACACTATTATTGAAGAGATCGATAATATGGCTGAAATGATGCATGATGTACTGCAGCTCAGCAGAGCCAAGCACAGTGAAGTACAGCTTGAAAGCCTGAAAACGGTTCAAACGATTAAGAAAATCTCTGATAATGCAAAAATGACCTATGGAAGTCCTGCAAGTGAAGTTATTATTAAAGAATGTCCGGATGTTTTGGCGGATAAGACTATGCTTCATCAGGTGTTTTTAAATATCATCAACAATGCTGTAAAATATTCATCTCATAAAGAATTTCCAAAAGTAGAAATTGAAGGAACTGAAGAGGGACAGTCTATTATTTACCGGATTTCTGACAATGGAATTGGTATTCCTGAGGAAGAGAGAGATAAGATGTTTAAGATCTTCAACAGAATGGATAATGCAAAGAAATTCAAAGGAAATGGAGTAGGTCTGTCTATTGTGCACCGTATCATGACGAGAATAGGGGGGAGTGTAGATTATGAGAGCAATAAAGAGGGAACTTCTTTCATTTTAACGTTCAAAAAACCTTACATTTGA
- a CDS encoding linear amide C-N hydrolase, with protein MKKFPLILFSLVLSIGLWNPSEACTRVVYKGPQNTVLTARSMDWRDEIPANLWVFPKGIDRNGQTGPKSVKWTSKYGSIISSSWDIASADGMNEKGLVANLLWLGESQYPKFDGKGSKKGLAISLWAQYYLDNFATVKEAVEFSSKEPFVIVSDYIPGTERFTTIHLSISDASGDNAVFEYINGKLVIHHDPSYTVMTNSPIFQEQLALNNYWKGIPGTVMLPGTNRAADRFVRASYYINAIPQTADIRTAVASVFGVIRNCSVPYGITSATEPNISSTRWRSVSDQKNRVYYFETVFTPNTFWVDLNDFDLSPKGKVMKLDLSNNHTYNGKSNANFKESAPFTFLGLN; from the coding sequence ATGAAAAAGTTCCCATTAATTTTATTTTCTCTGGTCCTCTCTATAGGATTATGGAATCCATCAGAAGCCTGTACAAGGGTTGTTTACAAAGGTCCCCAAAATACTGTTCTTACAGCCCGCTCCATGGACTGGCGTGATGAAATCCCGGCCAACCTCTGGGTCTTTCCCAAAGGAATTGACCGCAACGGACAAACCGGTCCAAAATCTGTAAAATGGACCTCTAAGTACGGAAGCATCATCAGTTCTTCATGGGATATTGCCTCTGCAGACGGAATGAATGAAAAAGGACTGGTTGCCAACCTTCTCTGGTTAGGAGAATCCCAGTATCCGAAATTCGATGGAAAAGGAAGTAAAAAGGGACTTGCTATTTCATTGTGGGCGCAGTATTATCTTGACAATTTTGCTACCGTAAAAGAAGCCGTAGAATTTTCAAGCAAAGAACCATTCGTTATTGTAAGTGATTATATTCCGGGAACAGAAAGATTTACCACCATTCACCTTTCTATTTCAGATGCTTCAGGTGATAATGCCGTATTCGAATACATCAACGGAAAACTGGTCATTCATCATGATCCGTCTTACACCGTAATGACCAACTCTCCGATTTTTCAAGAACAGCTTGCCCTTAACAATTACTGGAAAGGAATACCTGGTACAGTAATGCTCCCCGGAACCAACCGTGCAGCAGACCGTTTTGTAAGAGCTTCTTACTATATCAATGCTATTCCGCAGACCGCAGATATCCGTACAGCCGTTGCCAGTGTTTTTGGTGTCATCAGAAACTGTTCTGTACCTTACGGGATTACCTCAGCTACAGAGCCCAATATATCATCTACAAGATGGCGTTCGGTTTCAGATCAGAAAAATAGGGTCTATTATTTTGAAACTGTTTTTACTCCCAATACTTTCTGGGTAGATCTTAATGATTTTGACCTAAGTCCGAAAGGTAAAGTAATGAAACTGGATCTAAGCAATAACCATACTTACAACGGTAAATCCAACGCAAATTTTAAAGAATCTGCACCGTTCACTTTCTTAGGATTAAACTAA
- a CDS encoding porin, giving the protein MDFFSIKRKSLILCMLACGLSATAQIQDSLKAQPPQQEEDNVKYPQLQIKGLFQARYLVGMSKDVDVNGLHHTDGSGTDNNFMLKYMRVQLRAQISKRTEVVVLANLADFKNDPKSRVLENAYLKYTFNPKLAITVGQFRPWFGIEETYPIDIIKSLDWSNQYTEFGKLGWTSFQIGMSATGQLQLGEIPFQYAVSVVNGNGKNQVNDNDNGKQYSTRLVFGLSQKYSFNVGLNGGIGEVFSKKVYAVGVDLSSLVKFDPKWSLDMQLEAKQATNHVLYNSIAPELRPENPDQYLVRGAYFLPNLRYEINHKNLSAFELSCRYEYLDTNFRMASNPRQTITPMFGLEFLKNYGARIQLGVQFDRYKHQVENTSQYNNNLFIVQVQSRF; this is encoded by the coding sequence ATGGACTTTTTTTCAATCAAAAGGAAAAGCCTGATCCTCTGTATGCTGGCCTGCGGGTTATCAGCCACTGCACAGATTCAGGATTCTCTGAAAGCCCAGCCTCCTCAACAGGAAGAAGACAATGTAAAATATCCACAACTTCAGATCAAAGGCCTTTTCCAGGCCCGCTATCTGGTTGGGATGAGTAAAGATGTAGATGTAAACGGGCTTCACCACACCGACGGCTCCGGAACTGATAATAATTTCATGCTCAAATACATGAGGGTACAATTGCGGGCACAGATCAGTAAACGTACAGAAGTTGTGGTGCTGGCCAACCTTGCCGATTTTAAAAATGATCCTAAAAGCAGAGTTCTCGAAAACGCTTATCTGAAGTACACCTTCAACCCCAAATTAGCCATTACTGTAGGACAGTTCAGACCATGGTTCGGTATTGAAGAGACCTATCCTATTGATATCATCAAGTCTTTAGACTGGTCCAACCAGTATACTGAATTCGGAAAACTGGGCTGGACGAGTTTCCAGATCGGGATGTCTGCCACCGGACAGCTTCAGCTGGGAGAAATACCTTTTCAGTATGCAGTCTCTGTAGTGAATGGAAACGGGAAAAACCAGGTAAATGATAATGATAATGGAAAGCAGTATTCTACCCGTCTTGTTTTTGGATTATCTCAGAAATACAGCTTCAATGTAGGTCTTAATGGAGGTATCGGAGAGGTATTCAGTAAAAAAGTATATGCGGTAGGGGTAGATCTGAGCTCTCTCGTAAAATTTGATCCGAAATGGAGCCTTGATATGCAGCTGGAAGCCAAACAGGCAACCAATCACGTTCTTTACAACTCTATCGCTCCTGAATTAAGGCCTGAAAATCCTGACCAATACCTGGTTCGCGGTGCTTATTTTCTTCCGAATTTAAGATATGAGATCAACCACAAAAACCTCAGCGCCTTCGAACTATCCTGCCGGTACGAATATCTTGATACCAACTTCAGAATGGCTTCCAACCCAAGACAGACTATTACCCCAATGTTCGGATTGGAATTCCTGAAAAACTACGGAGCAAGAATTCAGCTGGGTGTACAGTTTGACCGCTACAAACATCAGGTTGAAAACACCTCACAATATAACAACAATCTATTCATCGTTCAGGTACAGAGTAGATTCTAA
- a CDS encoding anion permease — protein sequence MKEINIKNVAITFAVALIIWFIPVPDGVTQDAWHLFAIFAATILGIILKAAPMGTMCMMAIAFTALTQVVAPGDAGKSITKALSGFGDKVIWLIGISFFIARGFIKTGLGNRIAFLFIRVFGKSSLGLAYGLGLADVCLAPAIPSNTARGGGIIYPIMKSMAISFDSVPEKPETHRKLGSFLTLNSYYMNLIASSMFLTGTASNPMCQKFAANLGIDITWMSWAAAGFLPGAVAFFVVPLVLYKLYPPELKKTGDAPKMAAQKLKEMGPISRNEWLMLLAFFILLGLWIFGGALSIDATTTAFIGLTLLLLTSVLTWEDVKGEKGAWDTIVWFAVLVMMASSLNELGFIGWFSDLIKVKIGGLSWQVAFPVIIVVYFFSHYIFASATAHVAAMYAALLGVGVSLGIPPMLLAMMLGFMGSVYGVLTHYGHGPAPVFFGSGYVDLKSWWVRGLEIGVVLLIIYMVVGGLWMKVLGYY from the coding sequence ATGAAAGAAATTAATATTAAAAACGTAGCCATCACATTTGCTGTTGCGTTGATTATATGGTTTATACCTGTACCGGACGGTGTTACTCAGGATGCATGGCATCTTTTTGCCATTTTTGCAGCAACCATTTTAGGAATCATTCTTAAAGCCGCTCCCATGGGAACCATGTGTATGATGGCTATAGCCTTCACTGCACTGACGCAGGTAGTGGCTCCCGGAGATGCCGGAAAATCAATTACAAAAGCACTTTCCGGATTTGGAGATAAAGTAATCTGGCTGATCGGGATTTCATTCTTTATTGCCCGCGGATTTATCAAAACAGGCCTTGGAAACCGTATCGCTTTTTTATTCATCAGAGTTTTCGGTAAAAGTTCATTAGGGCTTGCCTATGGACTGGGACTTGCAGACGTTTGTCTTGCTCCGGCCATTCCAAGTAATACCGCAAGAGGAGGAGGGATTATCTACCCTATCATGAAATCTATGGCCATAAGTTTTGATTCCGTTCCTGAAAAACCGGAAACCCATAGAAAATTAGGTTCATTTTTAACATTGAACAGTTATTATATGAATCTTATCGCATCTTCTATGTTTCTGACAGGGACAGCAAGTAACCCCATGTGTCAGAAATTTGCTGCCAACCTCGGGATTGATATTACCTGGATGTCATGGGCAGCAGCAGGTTTTTTACCGGGTGCAGTAGCATTCTTTGTTGTTCCACTGGTACTTTACAAATTATATCCGCCTGAATTGAAAAAAACAGGTGATGCTCCTAAAATGGCGGCTCAGAAATTAAAAGAAATGGGGCCAATTTCAAGAAACGAATGGTTAATGTTACTGGCATTTTTTATTCTTTTAGGTCTTTGGATTTTTGGTGGTGCACTTTCTATTGATGCTACTACAACGGCTTTCATTGGGTTGACATTATTATTACTCACATCAGTATTAACCTGGGAGGATGTAAAAGGTGAAAAAGGAGCCTGGGATACGATCGTTTGGTTTGCCGTTCTGGTGATGATGGCAAGTTCATTGAATGAATTAGGCTTCATTGGCTGGTTCAGTGATCTTATCAAGGTAAAAATCGGTGGATTAAGCTGGCAGGTCGCATTCCCTGTGATCATTGTGGTTTACTTCTTCAGTCACTATATTTTTGCAAGTGCCACAGCCCATGTAGCAGCGATGTATGCTGCGTTGCTGGGAGTAGGTGTTTCTTTGGGAATTCCACCTATGCTGTTGGCCATGATGCTAGGTTTCATGGGATCAGTGTATGGAGTGCTTACCCATTACGGACACGGTCCGGCTCCGGTATTCTTCGGAAGTGGCTATGTAGATCTGAAATCCTGGTGGGTCAGAGGTCTTGAAATAGGAGTCGTACTCTTGATCATTTATATGGTTGTAGGAGGATTGTGGATGAAAGTCTTAGGATATTATTAA
- a CDS encoding succinate dehydrogenase cytochrome b subunit, with protein sequence MLSTLSRKMLMCLTGLFLGFFLLIHFLGNLQLFLPQEQAHLQFNAYSHFLSGNIIIKIVSYVLYASIILHAADGLIITLKNKKSGGSYQSDGRGRASNWASRNMGILGTLILIFLVIHFQNFWYIYKFGNPPLDENGNKDLYILVVNVFKEWWYVIIYIISMIALCYHLIHGIHSAVRTLGLYHPKFVKWFKTIGIAYSIIICVGFALMPVYVFFTYH encoded by the coding sequence ATGTTATCAACATTGTCAAGAAAAATGCTGATGTGCCTTACAGGACTCTTTTTGGGCTTCTTCCTGTTGATTCATTTCCTTGGAAATCTTCAACTTTTTCTCCCACAGGAGCAGGCTCATCTGCAGTTCAATGCCTATTCGCATTTTTTATCGGGAAATATTATTATCAAAATAGTTTCTTATGTTTTGTATGCCAGTATTATTTTACATGCTGCAGACGGGCTGATCATCACTTTAAAAAATAAAAAATCAGGTGGCAGCTATCAATCTGACGGACGCGGAAGAGCCAGCAACTGGGCTTCCAGAAACATGGGAATCCTCGGAACATTAATTTTAATCTTCCTTGTCATCCATTTTCAGAATTTCTGGTATATCTACAAATTCGGAAATCCGCCTTTGGATGAGAACGGAAATAAAGACCTGTACATTCTGGTAGTAAATGTTTTCAAAGAATGGTGGTACGTGATCATTTACATCATTTCGATGATCGCCCTATGCTATCACCTGATACACGGGATACACAGTGCCGTAAGAACACTGGGACTGTATCATCCGAAGTTCGTAAAGTGGTTTAAAACTATCGGAATTGCCTATTCAATCATTATCTGTGTAGGTTTTGCATTGATGCCGGTGTATGTATTTTTTACTTATCATTAA
- a CDS encoding fumarate reductase/succinate dehydrogenase flavoprotein subunit, whose protein sequence is MILDSKIPQGPLEHKWANYKKKARLVNPANRKKLDVIVVGTGLAGSSVAASLGEMGYNVKSFCFQDSPRRAHSVAAQGGVNAAKNYKNDGDSVYRMFVDTLKGGDFRAREANVYRMAECSLNLIDQAVAQGVPFGREYGGYLNNRSFGGVQVSRTFYARGQTGQQLLLGAYQALMRQVGKGSVQLFSRHEMLDLVTVDGKARGIIVRNLDTGEIERHAAHAVILATGGYGKIYYLSTLAMGCNGSAIWRAHKKGALMASPSWIQVHPTSLPQSGDYQSKLTLMSESLRNDGRIWVPLKESENRPPNDIPENERDYYLERRYPAFGNLAPRDISSRAAKERIDAGFGIGPLKNAVYLDFSKAIKEQGKDKIKEKYGNLFDMYLKITGYDAYKEPMMISPSAHFSMGGLWVDYELMTTVPGLFALGEANFADHGANRLGANSLLQASVDGYFIAPYTIANYLADEIHTGKISPDTPEFERAENAVKNQIRDFINIKGTKTVDYFHKTLGKLLYDYCGLARNEEGLKYAIQEIRKLKQEFYKDVRVSGQGDKMNSELEKAGRVADYFEIGELMCYDALTRNESCGAHFREEYQTPDGEAMRNDAEYQFISAWAWKGENGEPELIREPLIFEEIQPTVRSYK, encoded by the coding sequence ATGATTTTAGATTCAAAAATACCACAAGGTCCATTAGAACATAAATGGGCTAACTATAAAAAGAAGGCCAGACTGGTAAACCCTGCCAACCGCAAGAAACTGGACGTTATTGTTGTAGGAACAGGACTGGCAGGAAGTTCTGTCGCGGCTTCTTTAGGAGAAATGGGATATAACGTAAAATCCTTCTGTTTTCAGGACAGCCCTAGAAGAGCTCACTCCGTGGCAGCACAGGGTGGTGTAAACGCTGCTAAAAATTATAAAAATGATGGTGACAGCGTTTACAGAATGTTTGTTGACACTTTGAAAGGCGGGGATTTCAGAGCCCGTGAAGCCAATGTTTACCGTATGGCGGAATGTTCTTTAAACCTCATCGATCAGGCCGTTGCACAGGGCGTTCCCTTCGGACGTGAATATGGAGGTTATCTCAACAACCGGTCATTTGGAGGGGTTCAGGTGAGCCGTACTTTCTACGCAAGAGGACAAACCGGACAGCAGCTGCTTCTGGGAGCTTATCAGGCTCTCATGAGACAGGTTGGAAAAGGTTCTGTACAGCTTTTTTCAAGACATGAAATGCTTGATCTGGTTACCGTTGACGGAAAAGCCAGAGGAATTATCGTAAGAAATTTAGACACAGGAGAAATTGAAAGACATGCCGCCCATGCCGTAATACTGGCAACAGGAGGATACGGAAAAATCTATTACCTTTCTACACTCGCTATGGGCTGTAACGGTTCTGCAATCTGGAGAGCCCATAAAAAAGGAGCTTTAATGGCTTCCCCAAGCTGGATTCAGGTGCACCCTACTTCTCTTCCACAGTCCGGAGATTATCAGTCTAAGCTGACCCTGATGTCCGAATCATTACGTAACGACGGAAGAATATGGGTTCCGTTAAAAGAAAGTGAAAACAGACCTCCCAATGATATTCCTGAAAATGAAAGAGATTATTATCTGGAAAGAAGATATCCGGCTTTCGGAAACCTTGCTCCAAGAGACATCTCCTCCCGTGCAGCAAAAGAAAGAATTGATGCAGGCTTTGGAATCGGACCTTTGAAAAATGCAGTCTATCTGGATTTTTCAAAAGCCATCAAAGAACAGGGAAAAGATAAGATCAAAGAGAAATACGGGAACTTATTCGATATGTATCTTAAAATCACAGGATATGATGCCTATAAAGAGCCAATGATGATCTCACCATCAGCCCACTTTTCAATGGGTGGACTTTGGGTAGATTATGAGCTGATGACCACTGTCCCGGGGCTGTTTGCACTAGGTGAAGCTAATTTTGCCGATCATGGAGCCAACAGATTGGGAGCCAACTCACTTTTGCAGGCTTCTGTAGATGGATATTTTATTGCTCCTTATACCATTGCCAACTATCTGGCTGATGAAATTCACACTGGAAAAATTTCACCGGATACTCCTGAATTTGAGCGGGCTGAAAATGCAGTTAAAAACCAGATCCGGGATTTTATCAATATCAAAGGAACAAAAACAGTTGACTATTTCCACAAAACTTTGGGAAAATTACTATATGACTATTGTGGTCTGGCCAGAAATGAAGAAGGATTAAAATATGCCATCCAGGAAATCAGAAAACTGAAACAGGAATTCTACAAAGACGTAAGGGTTTCCGGACAGGGAGATAAAATGAACAGCGAGCTGGAAAAAGCAGGCCGTGTTGCCGATTATTTCGAAATCGGGGAACTGATGTGCTATGATGCACTAACCCGCAATGAATCCTGCGGTGCTCATTTCCGGGAAGAGTATCAGACGCCCGACGGAGAAGCGATGAGAAATGATGCAGAGTATCAATTTATCTCTGCGTGGGCCTGGAAAGGTGAAAACGGAGAACCTGAGCTGATCAGGGAACCTTTAATCTTTGAAGAGATTCAGCCAACGGTAAGAAGTTACAAATAA
- a CDS encoding succinate dehydrogenase/fumarate reductase iron-sulfur subunit, which produces MDLHLKIWRQKDRESDGKLVSYDLKGLNSHMSFLEMLDTLNEKLIIEGDEPVEFDHDCREGICGQCGMMINGIAHGPLKNTTTCQLHLRSFQDGETILIEPFRAEAFPVKKDLKVDRSAFDRIISSGGFVSVNTGQAPDATAIPVTHQTAEEAFDSAACIGCGACVATCKNGSAALFTSAKITHMASLPQGKEERNKRVLDMVTQMDSELFGHCSNTEACQVECPQGISVLNIARMNFEYNRSLFFRKK; this is translated from the coding sequence ATGGATTTACATCTTAAGATATGGAGACAGAAGGACAGAGAAAGTGATGGAAAACTGGTCAGTTATGACCTGAAAGGATTAAATTCCCATATGTCTTTCCTTGAAATGCTGGATACTTTAAATGAAAAGCTGATCATTGAAGGTGATGAGCCTGTGGAATTCGATCACGATTGCCGTGAAGGTATCTGCGGGCAGTGTGGAATGATGATTAATGGTATTGCCCATGGCCCTTTAAAAAATACAACAACCTGTCAGCTTCACCTCAGATCCTTCCAAGATGGAGAAACAATTCTTATTGAGCCATTCCGGGCAGAAGCTTTTCCTGTGAAAAAAGATTTAAAAGTAGACCGTTCTGCTTTTGACAGAATTATCTCTTCAGGAGGTTTCGTGTCAGTGAATACCGGTCAGGCTCCTGATGCTACAGCAATTCCGGTTACTCATCAAACTGCAGAGGAAGCTTTTGATTCTGCTGCGTGCATCGGATGTGGAGCTTGTGTTGCTACCTGCAAAAACGGAAGTGCCGCTTTATTTACCTCCGCAAAGATCACTCATATGGCATCATTGCCTCAGGGGAAAGAAGAAAGAAATAAACGTGTCCTGGACATGGTTACTCAAATGGATTCTGAATTATTCGGGCACTGTTCGAATACAGAAGCCTGCCAGGTAGAATGTCCTCAGGGAATTTCTGTACTGAATATTGCCAGGATGAATTTTGAGTACAACAGATCTCTTTTCTTCCGAAAGAAGTAA